The Lactuca sativa cultivar Salinas chromosome 2, Lsat_Salinas_v11, whole genome shotgun sequence genome includes the window AAAACGATTCCAATGGAATGTGCAGATTATATTGAAGAATATATGTCGGGTCAGGCTTATAACTTTGATCTTGAAACGGTTTCAAAAGAGGCTCGAGTTTATGCCAAGAGCCTAGAATTAGGTGATGATGGAATGGATGTGTGGATTTTCGACATCGATGAAACCTTGCTCTCGAATCTTCCATATTATTCTGACCACGGTTTCGGGTATAATTTGATAATTATTTTTGTTAAAACTTTTCGATTCAGAAATCTTGATTCGGGTCATCAAGATTTCGATTAAAAAAATTCTTGATGTCAAGAACCAAATGTGGCTATTTTTTCCAATGATTTTGAAACAAAGATGAAAAGAACTCAATAAAAATGATAAATGATGAGAGAagtttgattaattaattaattaggtTGGAAGTTTTCGATTGCGTCCAATTCGACAGATGGGTTGTTGAAGGAGAGGCAACAGTGATCGAATCCAGTTTGAAGCTATACGAGGAGGTTTCATGGCTTGGGTTCCAGATTATCTTGTTGACAGGGCGTAGCGAGGACAAAAGAAACGTTACCGTTACAAATCTAATCAATGCCGGATATCAAAATTGGGACAAACTCATTTTGAGGTAACTATTAAAACTTTCTCATGGTTTTAATAGTATCAAGTACATTTAACTCTTTTTTTTGTTCTGATAATTAAGATAGAAATGGATTCTTGTTAATAATTGAAAAATACACAGAGGTGACGACGACCAAGGAAAATCGGCCATTGAATTCAAGTCGGAAAAAAGGAAAGAGATAATAGAGGAGGGATATCGGATTATCGGAAACTCTGGTGACCAATGGAGCGATTTGATGGGTACTTCAGTGGCTAGTAGATCATTTAAGCTTTCTAACCCTATGTATCATATACCTTAATTTGTTATACATAGTTTATCGTCATAACCATTTGTCATTGTATATATGTAAATTTGTTTAATGAGTAATGTTTTTTTGTACAGAAACTTTTGTCTATGAACATCATCTCTAGGTTATGAGCTAAATTCACATCATGTTAAATTATTTTTAGTGACGAAATCATATAAATAGAAGAAGAGACCATAGATTGTTAGGGTTGCGAACAACAAACACACAATTATAAAACGCAAAAGAATATAGAGCACATATTTTTTAAGTATTCATAGGATTAAGGTAATTGGATTACGTCCATAAGCAAACTAGAGAAATTTATTGATTATGTATTAATGTTTTTGTTAATCGGATTACATCCATAAGCAAACAAGAGAGGTTTATTGATTGTGTAATAATGTTTATAATTATATTTGGGTCTATATATAGAGTTTGGTATTTGATTTTGACCATATTGCTAAATTTTAGTAGTGTGGTTGGTTATTTAGACGACACGGTATGTGTCTCAACGAGAAATGATGTTGCTGAGGTGGAAGGCGGAAACGCGGTCATAACGGGGGGACACCGCCCCCTACTTGTTGCTTCTCGTCGTGTTACAACTCGTGCTCGTCACCACCGGGTGAAACGGGGCGTTTATTCTCCAATTCTTCTGTGTTTCTTCTTTAATTTTGCCTCACAACGGCGTTGTGAGTTAGGAACATCACCCCTGAAATTTGCCTCACAATTCAACGCCGTTGTTTTTTGTTACCCGTACCATATAGtcttaaaattacataaaaatgcAACAGTTAAATTGAggaatagttttaatgaataatgatTGTGTTTTTTTACTTAAAAATTGTAttctaaatataaaatatatcttTTTGTTAAAGTATACTTATGAAATTTATGGAACAAATAATACCTATTTTTGTTAAAGTATACTTATGAAATTTATGGAACAAATAATACCTATCAATCCTTTATAATGATTTTGcatattaataataacataagtttggAGTTAGACATTATGAAATAAAAAATGTTTGAATTA containing:
- the LOC111892124 gene encoding acid phosphatase 1; translation: MTFLTYTMFLCLVCMAFSCQESMDLELDLLPRPLIIEYPETRLKNMTEELTMQCTSWRVAVESNNLNPWKTIPMECADYIEEYMSGQAYNFDLETVSKEARVYAKSLELGDDGMDVWIFDIDETLLSNLPYYSDHGFGLEVFDCVQFDRWVVEGEATVIESSLKLYEEVSWLGFQIILLTGRSEDKRNVTVTNLINAGYQNWDKLILRGDDDQGKSAIEFKSEKRKEIIEEGYRIIGNSGDQWSDLMGTSVASRSFKLSNPMYHIP